From Camelus dromedarius isolate mCamDro1 chromosome X, mCamDro1.pat, whole genome shotgun sequence, one genomic window encodes:
- the LOC105089303 gene encoding melanoma-associated antigen B3, with amino-acid sequence MPRGQKSKLRARQKRHQAYGETQGLRGAQATATKGEAFSSSPPPFGATTQRKRGAGSRGAPKRPQRVLPTTTVSAGVSRTRSCKGANGKIEKKQSASQALLSAVRSQRDPLSNATRMLVQFLLHRYKMKKPFVKADMLKIISKKYQNRFLEILERASFSLEVVFGVDLKKVNLPKHSYILVSKMDLPHNGTVSPGKGFPKSGLLLNLLGVIFMKGNCATEEEIWKFLNKMRVYAGKRHFIFGEPKKLITEDLVKLKYLEYRQVPNSDPARYEFLWGPRAHAETSKMRVLEFLAKINHTIPSAFQSWYEEALKDEEERVQATVTLKADTSAVASGSSSVMSSSNYHP; translated from the coding sequence ATGCCTCGGGGTCAGAAAAGTAAGCTCCGCGCCCGTCAGAAACGCCACCAGGCCTATGGTGAGACCCAGGGCTTGAGGGGTGCTCAGGCCACTGCAACCAAGGGGGAAGCGTTCTCCTCTTCACCCCCTCCTTTTGGAGCTACTACTCAGAGAAAGCGTGGTGCTGGGTCACGTGGTGCTCCCAAGAGGCCTCAGAGAGTTCTGCCCACCACCACTGTGTCTGCAGGTGTGTCTCGCACAAGATCATGCAAAGGAGCCAATGGCAAAATTGAGAAAAAGCAAAGTGCCTCTCAGGCCCTGCTTTCCGCTGTGCGGTCTCAGAGAGACCCTCTAAGCAATGCAACGCGCATGTTGGTGCAGTTCCTGTTGCACaggtataaaatgaaaaagccCTTTGTGAAAGCAGATATGCTGAAGATCATCAGTAAGAAGTACCAAAATCGATTCCTTGAGATCCTCGAAAGAGCCTCTTTCAGCCTGGAGGTGGTATTTGGTGTTGATTTAAAGAAAGTCAACCTTCCCAAGCATTCTTACATCCTTGTCAGCAAGATGGACCTCCCTCACAATGGGACGGTCAGCCCAGGCAAGGGGTTTCCCAAGAGCGGCCTCCTGCTGAATCTCCTGGGTGTGATCTTCATGAAGGGCAACTGTGCCACTGAGGAGGAGATCTGGAAGTTCCTGAATAAAATGAGAGTCTACGCTGGGAAGAGACACTTCATATTCGGGGAGCCCAAGAAGCTCATCACGGAAGATTTGGTGAAGCTTAAGTATCTGGAATACCGGCAAGTGCCCAACAGTGATCCAGCTCGCTATGAGTTCCTGTGGGGTCCAAGAGCCCATGCCGAAACCAGCAAGATGAGAGTCCTGGAGTTTCTGGCCAAGATTAATCATACCATCCCCAGTGCCTTCCAGTCTTGGTATGAAGAGGCTTTGAAAGATGAAGAGGAGAGAGTCCAAGCCACAGTTACGCTAAAGGCTGACACCAGTGCCGTGGCCAGTGGAAGTTCCAGTGTTATGTCCAGCAGCAACTACCACCCCTAG